One stretch of Streptomyces sp. A2-16 DNA includes these proteins:
- a CDS encoding TetR/AcrR family transcriptional regulator: MSEQQRSSKSRGYEMRKRAEDVERTRQRIVEAAVHLHGTAGPASTSVSAIAERAGVTRLTVYRHFPDETALFEACSGHWLSRQRSPRPEEWGALENPLERLTVGLADIYRFYRAGEQMLTLVIRDQHAVPESRRQAWEERTRQYVEVLARAWPQADDPVLRAVIGHAAAFSTWRSLCREQGLTDRDAVGVMVTLAEAVGTRT, encoded by the coding sequence TTGAGTGAACAGCAGCGTTCATCCAAATCGCGCGGCTACGAGATGCGCAAACGCGCCGAGGACGTGGAGCGCACACGGCAGCGCATCGTCGAGGCCGCCGTGCATCTCCACGGCACCGCGGGCCCGGCGTCGACGAGTGTCTCGGCGATCGCGGAGCGTGCCGGGGTCACCCGGCTGACCGTCTACCGGCATTTCCCGGACGAGACGGCGTTGTTCGAGGCCTGCTCGGGACACTGGCTGTCCCGGCAGAGGTCCCCTCGGCCCGAGGAATGGGGCGCGTTGGAGAACCCCCTCGAGAGGCTGACGGTCGGGCTCGCCGACATCTACCGCTTCTACCGCGCGGGCGAGCAGATGCTGACGCTGGTCATCCGCGATCAGCACGCCGTGCCCGAGTCGAGGCGCCAGGCATGGGAGGAGAGGACCAGGCAGTACGTCGAGGTACTGGCCCGTGCCTGGCCGCAGGCCGACGACCCTGTCCTGCGGGCGGTGATCGGCCATGCCGCGGCGTTCTCGACCTGGCGTTCCCTGTGCCGGGAGCAAGGGCTCACGGACCGCGACGCCGTCGGTGTCATGGTCACGTTGGCGGAGGCGGTCGGCACCAGGACCTGA
- a CDS encoding HD domain-containing protein, with amino-acid sequence MTDIIAGVEIPGTSAVAEATEFLRKRTNPLIFHHSRRVFLFGSLHARARGLRPDPELLYVSAMFHDVGLLIPFRDAPQQRFELDGADHAQKFLLEHGFSRQASEVVWRAIALHTTPGVPGRMEPEVAATNYGVLTDAIGWELDGMGRDRTDEIIAVHPRGDFKKEFLQAFVDGLKDRPDTTYGTVNADILEHFVPGFRRTSMVERVLDAPWPQ; translated from the coding sequence ATGACCGACATCATCGCAGGGGTGGAAATACCCGGGACCTCGGCCGTCGCGGAGGCAACGGAGTTCCTCCGGAAAAGGACGAACCCTTTGATCTTCCACCATTCGCGGCGTGTCTTTCTCTTCGGCTCCCTCCACGCGCGGGCGAGGGGCCTGCGCCCCGATCCCGAGTTGCTCTACGTCTCGGCGATGTTCCACGACGTGGGCCTGCTGATTCCGTTCCGCGACGCCCCCCAGCAGCGATTCGAGTTGGACGGCGCCGACCACGCGCAGAAATTCCTGCTGGAGCACGGGTTCTCCCGGCAGGCCTCCGAGGTGGTCTGGAGAGCGATCGCCCTGCACACCACACCGGGGGTTCCGGGCCGGATGGAGCCTGAGGTCGCCGCTACGAACTACGGCGTCCTGACCGACGCGATCGGCTGGGAGCTGGACGGTATGGGACGCGACCGGACGGACGAGATCATCGCCGTTCATCCACGCGGAGATTTCAAGAAGGAATTCCTGCAGGCATTCGTCGACGGCCTCAAAGACCGCCCCGACACCACCTACGGGACTGTCAACGCGGACATCCTCGAACACTTCGTTCCCGGTTTTCGCCGCACGTCCATGGTGGAGCGCGTCCTCGATGCTCCGTGGCCACAGTGA
- a CDS encoding ZIP family zinc transporter: MSEAVQAGLWGLLAGSALLLGAVLGYGWRVPQKVIATVMAFGAGVLLSAVSFELVGEAYDEAGIAPTAIGTLLGALAYTAGNLWLARRGARHRKRSGAQPAQSQPSEAEQGGSGMALALGALLDGVPESAVIGVGLLDGGTVSMVTVAAVFLSNIPEGLSSSAGMKRAGRGKGYVFGVWTAIAAASTVSAVLGYTVVGAFSPAVIAAVTAVAAGAILAMIADTMIPEAFQDAYLAIGLITVCGFLVSFTLSHA, encoded by the coding sequence ATGAGTGAAGCGGTACAGGCGGGGCTGTGGGGACTGCTGGCGGGTTCGGCACTGCTCCTGGGTGCGGTGCTCGGGTACGGATGGCGCGTGCCGCAGAAAGTGATCGCCACGGTGATGGCCTTCGGCGCCGGGGTGCTGCTGTCGGCGGTCTCCTTCGAACTCGTCGGTGAGGCGTACGACGAGGCCGGCATCGCCCCGACGGCGATCGGCACGCTCTTGGGCGCCCTCGCCTACACCGCGGGCAACCTCTGGCTGGCCCGCCGAGGGGCCCGGCACCGCAAACGCTCCGGCGCACAGCCCGCCCAGTCCCAGCCGTCCGAGGCCGAGCAGGGCGGCTCCGGGATGGCTCTGGCCCTGGGAGCGCTGCTGGACGGCGTCCCGGAGTCGGCCGTCATCGGGGTCGGTCTGCTCGACGGCGGAACGGTCAGCATGGTGACCGTGGCGGCGGTGTTCCTCAGCAACATCCCCGAGGGCCTGTCGAGTTCGGCGGGCATGAAGCGGGCCGGGCGTGGCAAGGGGTACGTCTTCGGTGTGTGGACGGCGATCGCCGCGGCGAGCACTGTCTCGGCGGTCCTCGGGTACACCGTCGTCGGGGCCTTCTCCCCCGCTGTGATCGCTGCGGTCACGGCCGTGGCCGCGGGGGCGATCCTCGCCATGATCGCCGACACGATGATTCCCGAGGCGTTCCAGGACGCCTATCTGGCGATCGGCCTCATCACCGTGTGCGGCTTCCTGGTCTCCTTCACCCTCTCCCACGCCTGA
- a CDS encoding NADP-dependent oxidoreductase: MQAITVRDREAGLTGLALDDLPHPHAAENDVIIRVHAAGFTRGELDWPATWTDRAGRDRTPSVPGHEVSGVVTELGYGTTGLTVGQRVFGLADWTRDGSLAEYVAVEARNLAPLPADIDHTVAAALPISGLTAWQGLFDHARLTTGQTVLIHGAAGGVGSIAVQLAHETGARVVGTGRSADRDTVLDLGAHAFFDLEAGRWEDVGQVDVVFDVIGGAVLERSAALVRPGGTLVSVAQPPTVRPADARALFFVVEPDRARLADLARRVRDGRLRVRVGAVRSLADAPDAFTSRQRVPGRTIIRVAED, encoded by the coding sequence GTGCAAGCCATCACTGTCCGAGATCGCGAGGCCGGGCTCACCGGGCTGGCCCTGGACGACCTTCCCCACCCCCACGCCGCCGAGAACGACGTCATCATCCGGGTGCACGCCGCCGGCTTCACCCGAGGCGAGCTCGACTGGCCCGCGACCTGGACCGACCGAGCAGGGCGCGACCGCACACCGAGCGTGCCCGGCCATGAGGTGTCCGGGGTGGTGACGGAACTCGGATACGGAACCACCGGCCTCACCGTCGGACAGCGTGTCTTCGGCCTGGCCGACTGGACCCGCGACGGCTCCCTCGCGGAGTACGTCGCCGTGGAAGCCCGTAACCTTGCCCCGCTCCCCGCCGACATCGATCACACGGTGGCCGCGGCTCTGCCCATCTCCGGGCTGACTGCCTGGCAGGGCCTGTTCGACCATGCCCGGCTCACCACCGGCCAGACCGTCCTGATCCACGGCGCCGCCGGTGGCGTCGGCTCGATCGCCGTCCAGCTCGCTCACGAGACCGGCGCCCGCGTGGTCGGCACGGGCCGCTCCGCGGACCGCGACACCGTCCTCGACCTGGGCGCGCACGCGTTCTTCGACCTGGAGGCCGGCCGCTGGGAGGACGTGGGCCAGGTGGATGTCGTGTTCGACGTGATCGGCGGTGCCGTCCTCGAACGCTCGGCCGCCCTCGTGCGCCCCGGGGGCACGCTCGTGAGCGTCGCTCAGCCGCCCACCGTGCGCCCGGCCGACGCGCGGGCGCTCTTCTTCGTGGTCGAGCCTGACCGCGCACGCCTCGCCGACCTCGCCCGACGTGTGCGGGACGGTCGACTGCGGGTGCGTGTCGGTGCTGTGCGGTCCCTCGCAGACGCACCGGACGCCTTCACCTCACGACAGCGCGTTCCCGGCCGCACGATCATTCGTGTCGCCGAGGACTGA
- a CDS encoding cupin domain-containing protein: protein MTEPSAPPLTIVRPGEGPEGFLGSIGVVFKLWGADTGGALSVVEHPFPVGALVPPHLHTREDEYSIVTEGEIGFRSGDRETVLGPGGYITKPRGELHTMWNAGSVPARMIEIISPAGFEHCFRELADMLSDGPPSTEDAVAVLAGKYGVEFGQPEWLPDVISRFGLTPPPGV from the coding sequence ATGACGGAGCCGTCGGCCCCACCGCTCACCATCGTCCGCCCAGGCGAGGGGCCCGAGGGCTTCCTCGGTTCCATCGGGGTCGTCTTCAAGCTGTGGGGTGCCGACACCGGCGGTGCGCTTTCGGTCGTCGAGCATCCGTTCCCGGTCGGGGCGTTGGTGCCCCCGCACCTGCACACCCGGGAGGACGAGTACTCGATCGTCACCGAGGGCGAGATCGGTTTCCGTTCCGGCGACCGCGAAACCGTCCTGGGTCCCGGGGGCTACATCACCAAGCCCCGTGGAGAGCTGCACACGATGTGGAACGCGGGCTCCGTTCCGGCCCGGATGATCGAGATCATCAGTCCGGCCGGATTCGAGCACTGCTTCCGGGAGTTGGCCGACATGCTCTCCGACGGCCCGCCGTCGACCGAGGACGCGGTGGCGGTGCTCGCCGGCAAGTACGGGGTCGAGTTCGGGCAGCCCGAGTGGCTGCCCGACGTCATCTCGCGGTTCGGCCTGACACCGCCGCCCGGCGTCTGA
- a CDS encoding MFS transporter, which yields MPAPVSPLPSPPSDATTDDPPEQTVSGPGHRLRLTLLMAGACLPILGAVLIAPVLPQMQDHFADVPGADALVPMALTIPALSLALLAPCAGVLVDRLGRKRLLVVATVVYALLGTAPLWLDSLVAIVASRALVGVAEAAIMTCCTTLLGDYYSGRQRDRYLAMQTMCASISATAFFALGGAAGSAGWRMPFWAYAVSLLLAPAMAAFLPRPRPDGLPHTPSLTTPEPVAARPFPWRPLAGTCALTVFGAILFYTVQVELSFLLDDMGVRNSGVIGLASAGASAAIVMGAAVFTRSGRRPQDWLPTAFGLCTLGFAVIWLAPGPVVLTLGAVINCLGGGIMLPSLLTLAMSRLDFADRGRGTGLWTGSFFLGQFICPLVVLALASAVGTRANALGVIALAGAAATVALGVAARRRRTRTAPEPVPAVGGLT from the coding sequence ATGCCTGCACCCGTGTCCCCGCTCCCGTCCCCGCCGTCCGACGCGACCACGGACGACCCGCCCGAGCAGACCGTGTCCGGACCCGGCCACCGGCTTCGCCTGACGCTTCTGATGGCCGGTGCCTGTCTGCCCATCCTGGGCGCCGTGCTCATCGCGCCCGTCCTGCCGCAGATGCAGGACCACTTCGCCGACGTGCCGGGCGCGGACGCCCTCGTCCCCATGGCGCTGACGATTCCCGCCCTGTCGCTGGCGCTGCTGGCCCCCTGTGCGGGTGTCCTCGTGGACCGGCTCGGCCGCAAGCGCCTGCTCGTCGTCGCGACCGTGGTGTACGCGCTCCTCGGCACCGCTCCCCTGTGGCTGGACTCCCTCGTCGCCATCGTCGCCAGCCGCGCCCTCGTCGGCGTCGCCGAAGCCGCCATCATGACCTGCTGCACCACGCTCCTCGGCGACTACTACTCCGGCCGGCAACGCGACCGCTACCTGGCGATGCAGACGATGTGCGCCTCGATCTCCGCGACGGCCTTCTTCGCCCTGGGCGGTGCGGCCGGATCGGCGGGCTGGCGGATGCCGTTCTGGGCCTACGCCGTGAGCCTGCTGCTCGCCCCCGCCATGGCCGCCTTCCTGCCCCGGCCCCGACCCGACGGCCTCCCGCACACACCCTCCCTCACCACCCCGGAGCCGGTCGCCGCACGCCCCTTCCCCTGGCGTCCGCTGGCAGGCACCTGCGCGCTGACCGTCTTCGGCGCCATCCTCTTCTACACCGTCCAGGTGGAGCTGTCGTTCCTCCTGGACGACATGGGCGTGCGCAACTCCGGGGTGATCGGGCTGGCCAGCGCCGGTGCCAGCGCCGCGATCGTGATGGGCGCCGCCGTCTTCACGAGGTCCGGGCGCAGACCGCAGGACTGGCTGCCCACCGCATTCGGCCTGTGCACCCTCGGCTTCGCGGTGATCTGGCTCGCCCCCGGTCCCGTCGTCCTGACCCTCGGTGCCGTGATCAACTGTCTGGGCGGCGGCATCATGCTCCCGAGCCTGCTCACCCTCGCCATGTCCCGGCTCGACTTCGCCGACCGCGGCCGCGGCACCGGCCTGTGGACCGGCTCCTTCTTCCTCGGACAGTTCATCTGCCCGCTCGTGGTCCTCGCACTCGCGTCCGCCGTGGGCACCCGGGCGAACGCCCTGGGCGTAATCGCCCTAGCCGGGGCCGCAGCCACCGTCGCACTCGGCGTCGCCGCCCGGCGCCGCCGTACGCGAACCGCACCGGAACCGGTTCCGGCAGTAGGCGGGCTGACCTGA
- a CDS encoding GlxA family transcriptional regulator — MSSDPHRVTILVYDGVKLLDVAGPAEVFGEANLLGADYRIALVSTTGADVTSSIGMRIAVDGSAAAQPDPDTLLVPGGDVYPRTPVTRDLAEATRNLAARAGRVASVCSGAFVLGATGLLDGRRATTHWKIAGELATRHPKARVEPDAIYVRDGTMYTSAGVTAGIDLALALVEEDHGPDISRQVARSLVVYLQRAGGQSQFSVPLQGPPPRSPALRRVTDLVTADPAGDYSLTALAKRLNVSTRHLTRLFREELGTTPTRYVESIRFDIAKSLLDQGHTATHAAAMAGFPSYESLRRVFARELSLSPASYQRRFATARREQAR, encoded by the coding sequence GTGAGCTCCGACCCGCACCGCGTGACGATCCTCGTCTACGACGGGGTCAAGCTGCTGGACGTCGCCGGCCCGGCCGAGGTCTTCGGAGAGGCGAACCTGCTCGGCGCCGACTACCGGATCGCCTTGGTGTCGACGACGGGCGCCGACGTCACCTCATCGATCGGCATGCGGATCGCCGTCGACGGCAGTGCCGCCGCGCAGCCGGACCCCGACACGCTCCTGGTGCCGGGTGGGGACGTGTACCCCAGGACCCCGGTCACGCGCGACCTGGCCGAAGCGACCCGGAACCTGGCGGCCCGCGCCGGCCGGGTCGCCTCCGTGTGCTCCGGCGCCTTCGTCCTCGGAGCGACGGGCCTTCTGGACGGCAGACGAGCCACCACCCACTGGAAGATCGCCGGCGAACTCGCCACCCGGCACCCCAAGGCCCGCGTCGAGCCCGATGCCATCTATGTGCGCGACGGCACGATGTACACGTCGGCCGGCGTCACCGCGGGCATCGACCTTGCCCTTGCGCTCGTCGAGGAGGACCACGGCCCCGACATCAGCCGGCAGGTGGCCCGCTCCCTGGTGGTCTACCTGCAGCGCGCGGGCGGCCAGTCACAGTTCTCCGTACCCCTGCAAGGCCCTCCACCCCGCTCACCCGCCCTGCGCAGAGTCACCGACCTGGTCACGGCGGACCCCGCAGGCGACTATTCCCTGACCGCACTCGCCAAGCGGCTGAACGTCAGTACGCGCCACCTGACCAGGCTGTTCAGGGAGGAACTGGGCACCACGCCCACCCGGTACGTCGAGTCGATCCGCTTCGACATCGCGAAGTCGCTTCTCGACCAGGGACACACCGCCACCCATGCGGCAGCCATGGCCGGCTTCCCGAGTTACGAGAGCCTGCGCCGCGTCTTTGCACGCGAGCTGTCCCTCAGCCCCGCCTCCTATCAGCGCCGATTCGCCACCGCCCGCCGAGAGCAGGCCCGGTAG